A genomic stretch from Primulina huaijiensis isolate GDHJ02 chromosome 14, ASM1229523v2, whole genome shotgun sequence includes:
- the LOC140957318 gene encoding photosystem I reaction center subunit IV, chloroplastic-like has product MATCSMAAACGFVLALNITTNTTAHRPGMVSFSTKRNFNQSRLVARAGLEPADAQPDPEPAPPAEEAKAEAKPAPVGPLRGAKVKILRKESYWFKGTGSVVAVDQDPKTRYPVVVRFNKVNYANVSTNNYALDEVEVVA; this is encoded by the exons ATGGCGACCTGTAGCATGGCGGCAGCTTGTGGATTTGTGTTGGCACTGAATATCACCACCAACACAACAGCCCATAGACCCGGCATGGTTTCCTTCTCCACAAAGAGAAACTTCAACCAGTCGAGGTTAGTGGCCCGCGCCGGGTTGGAACCGGCGGATGCACAACCTGATCCTGAACCGGCACCGCCAGCAGAAGAGGCTAAAGCAGAAGCCAAGCCAGCACCCGTTGGCCCTCTTAGAGGTGCCAAG GTTAAAATTCTGAGGAAGGAATCATACTGGTTCAAGGGTACTGGCTCAGTTGTTGCTGTTGACCAG GATCCAAAGACTCGTTACCCAGTGGTGGTGAGGTTTAACAAAGTGAATTATGCGAATGTATCGACAAACAACTATGCATTGGACGAAGTTGAAGTGGTTGCATGA
- the LOC140956458 gene encoding bifunctional protein FolD 2: MSDHKATIIDGKAIAQTIRSEIAAEVRRLYQTYGKVPGLAVVIVGQRKDSQSYVNMKRKTCAEIGIRSIDLDLPEDVPESELISKVHELNANPDVHGILVQLPLPKHINEEKILIEISLEKDVDGFHPLNIGKLAMKGRDPLFVPCTPKGCLELLARSGVSVKGKKAVVVGRSNIVGLPVSMLLLKEDATVTIVHSRTKEPESIIREADIIIAAAGQAEMIKGSWIKPGAAVIDVGTNAVDDLSKKSGYRLVGDVDFHEACKVAGCITPVPGGVGPMTVAMLLKNTLDGAKRVIER; encoded by the exons ATGTCGGATCATAAAGCAACCATAATTGATGGCAAAGCGATAGCCCAGACAATCCGATCTGAAATCGCCGCCGAAGTCCGCCGTCTCTACCAAACCTATGGCAAG GTGCCCGGATTAGCGGTTGTTATTGTTGGGCAGAGGAAAGATTCACAGAGCTATGTGAATATGAAAAGGAAGACATGTGCTGAAATTGGAATCCGGTCCATCGATCTGGATCTGCCGGAGGACGTACCTGAGTCCGAATTAATCAGCAAAGTCCATGAATTGAATGCGAATCCTGATGTTCATG GCATATTGGTACAGCTTCCTTTACCCAAACATATTAATGAAGAAAAAATTTTGATCGAAATATCCCTTGAGAAGGACGTTGATGGATTTCATCCTTTGAATATTGGCAAGTTAGCTATGAAAGGCAGAGATCCGTTGTTTGTTCCTTGCACTCCAAAG GGTTGCTTGGAGCTCCTAGCACGGAGTGGCGTTTCCGTCAAAGGAAAAAAGGCTGTAGTCGTGGGTCGAAGTAACATAGTTGGCTTACCAGTTTCTATGCTTCTCCTAAAGGAAGATGCCACTGTTACCATAGTTCACTCCCGTACCAAGGAACCAGAAAGTATAATTCGTGAAGCTGACATAATCATTGCTGCAGCAGGACAAGCTGAAATG ATCAAGGGCAGCTGGATCAAACCTGGTGCTGCAGTTATTGATGTTGGAACGAATGCTGTAGATGACCTAAGTAAAAAGTCTGGTTATAGGCTCGTGGGAGATGTGGACTTTCACGAAGCATGTAAAGTAGCTGGATGCATTACGCCAGTTCCGGGCGGCGTTGGACCCATGACTGTTGCAATGTTACTGAAGAATACCTTGGACGGAGCCAAGCGAGTGATCGAGCGTTGA
- the LOC140956577 gene encoding NAD(P)H-quinone oxidoreductase subunit T, chloroplastic, with the protein MAAPTATPPASYSLLLRTQSSTARSLGPRPRKTSPCSRSLVRAVQDSGERKRAPPGVDTRIHWDNEEEGWIGESTSGSTKEQKKEEDDPLGKKFSDLLNSSSDSYYQFLGVPANADLEEIKAAYRRLSKEYHPDTTILPLRAASEKFMKLREVYNVLSDGEKRKFYDWTLAQEAASREAEKMRMKFKDPYIQDLENWESIPDMVDRLGGRNMELNDQAKQALTFDILVIIFAICCIIYVAFFKEPY; encoded by the exons ATGGCTGCTCCAACTGCAACTCCACCAGCTTCCTATTCTCTTTTACTAAGGACCCAAAGCAGCACTGCACGATCACTCGGGCCCAGGCCAAGAAAAACCAGCCCCTGTAGCCGAAGCCTGGTCCGGGCCGTGCAAGATTCGGGTGAAAGAAAGAGGGCGCCTCCTGGTGTCGACACTAGGATTCATTGGGACAATGAGGAGGAAGGATGGATTGGTGAAAGCACGTCGGGATCCACCAAGGAGCAGAAGAAAGAGGAAGATGATCCTCTGGGCAAAAAGTTCTCTGATTTGCTAAACAGTTCATCTGATTCTTATTACCA GTTCTTGGGAGTTCCTGCAAATGCTGATTTGGAAGAAATTAAAGCAGCCTACCGGAGACTATCGAAGGAATACCATCCGGACACGACTATACTGCCTCTAAGAGCAGCATCGGAGAAATTCATGAAATTGAGAGAAGTTTATAATGTCTTGAGTGATGGCGAGAAGCGCAAGTTTTACGACTGGACTCTGGCTCAGGAGGCAGCTAGCAGGGAAGCTGAGAAAATGAGGATGAAGTTCAAAGATCCATATATTCAAGATTTGGAAAATTGGGAATCAATTCCAGATATGGTTGATCGACTCGGAGGGAGGAACATGGAGCTCAATGATCAGGCGAAGCAAGCTCTTACTTTCGATATTTTGGTCATTATATTTGCCATATGTTGTATAATATATGTTGCATTCTTCAAAGAACCTTACTAG